The Amphiura filiformis chromosome 1, Afil_fr2py, whole genome shotgun sequence nucleotide sequence ATCTGGAATATTCCAAAGAGCTGCACGACCTTCACAACGACTTTCCCCTAGCTCCAGAAAGACTGATCGTGAACAAAGTGGAAAAACTAATTCCGAATCTGAACGACAAGGAAAAGTACGTTATCCACCACGTGGCTCTGAAGCAGTGCTTGGAGCTTGGACTCAAACTGATCAAGGTTCACCAAGGGATAAAATACCGAGAGGAACCCTTCATGAAACCGTACATCGAGAAGAATACCAGACTTCGCAAAAATGCAAACTCGGAGTTTGAGAAGGATTTCTTCAAGTTGATGAACAACGCTGCCTTTGGAAAAACGCTGGAAAACGTCAGAAATCGCGTCAATGTCCATCTCGTGAATTCGGAACACAAAGCTATCAAATTAGCCGCGAAACCCAACTACGAGCGATGTACaatctttgatgaaaatcttgtagCGATTCACATGAAGAAAATCAGACTGTACTTTAACAAGCCGATATATCTCGGAATGAGCATCCTGGATATTGCAAAGACGAAGATGTACGACTTTCACTACAATTACATCAAGAAAAAGTACGGAAACAAAGCGAAGCTCTGTCTTCACGACACGGACTCGCTACTTTATGAAATCGAGACCGAAGATTTTTACGAGGATATCGCACTAGACGTGGACAGCTACTTTGACACTTCCAACTACCCAGCTGATCATCAGTCGGGAATTCCGActggaaagaacaaaaaagttcccGGCATGTTCAAGGACGAAGCCGGAGGAAAGCAGATAGTGGAATTTGTTGGACTGAGAGCAAAG carries:
- the LOC140160369 gene encoding uncharacterized protein — encoded protein: MRKGVYPYDHVNSLEKLQETSLPPKDAFYSKLNEEHISDEDYEHAQKVWDTFGMKTMREYHDLYLKSDVLLLADVFENFRKTSLENYELDPCWYYTAPGLTYDGMLRTTSKRLELLTEYDKALFFFFFLRGGVSTISTRYAKANNKYMGDDYDPSEPTKHIVYIDANNLYGWAMSQPLPVGDFEWMSTKELDNWREIPCTLEVDLEYSKELHDLHNDFPLAPERLIVNKVEKLIPNLNDKEKYVIHHVALKQCLELGLKLIKVHQGIKYREEPFMKPYIEKNTRLRKNANSEFEKDFFKLMNNAAFGKTLENVRNRVNVHLVNSEHKAIKLAAKPNYERCTIFDENLVAIHMKKIRLYFNKPIYLGMSILDIAKTKMYDFHYNYIKKKYGNKAKLCLHDTDSLLYEIETEDFYEDIALDVDSYFDTSNYPADHQSGIPTGKNKKVPGMFKDEAGGKQIVEFVGLRAKLYSFRMHEGNEEKRAKE